The Lepeophtheirus salmonis chromosome 13, UVic_Lsal_1.4, whole genome shotgun sequence genome segment ACAccacatttttgtttattgataCAACTTTTATCATAGCGAGCTGCTTTCTTAAACAAGGCTCCTTAGTAAAATCATAAGTATGCCCATGTCGTATCTTCTgcattttagaatatttttttatgcgtcATCATAGCTAAAAGATTATCCTTTTAATTCAGGagataatccaaaaaaaaaaaaaaccaacattctCTGGAGAGAAGTGGGAATTTCTATCAAGGCACCTTTTAATGGAGCGTACACACCCATGACTAGTTCAAGAGTATCAAAAGTATTCTTTACTGTGTTTAGGAGGGAGcaccaatattttaatttacttacaaTTGAACGTACCCCATAGTTGGAATATTGGAGATCAAAACAATCAGGGGATACTGTAGAGTTCCAAAAGTCCTCTCTTCTCAAACATTTCAGAATCAATTCAGCTTAAAGAGATTTCCAAAAGCTTTTTCAACCTATTGCTCCAAGCCCGGCTAGGCTTTTGGGagtagtggtttttttttacagagatATTCCGTTTGCGTTGAAGGTCTAGGAAGTTCATCAATGCTTATAAGTTCCAAATTTTAACTTGCTCCCATCATTAAAAGCTAAGagatttaatttgatttgtatttttctttattcggGAAATAATCTCCTGCTTATTGTAGTCCATTGAATCCTTCCCAATAACAGCTCCAATCACCTTGATCCATTGAGGAATATATTGAGTTTATGGCATTACTATTTGGTATTAGCTCGggtttttctatattaattttcataccTGACAAAATCTCGAACCATGACAGAAGcctatatatttcaaagatgGATCCCATCGTTAAAACTCTTCCAGCCGCTATGATTGCTGATGTATCATCTGCATAAGCATAAATGCATTCACAACCactaatctttgttttttttcaatacttccTTATACCTTATTTGTAACAATAAGGGATCCACagcaattataaaaagaattgcTCCTATGGGATCTCCTTGCTTGCATCCACGTTCTCCCTGGAAAGATCTTAATATGTGTTCTGACCCATAACTTGTATTGGTGTTTACAAGCATTGTAGCGACAGCTCTTTTAGTGAATTCTCCAAATCCTTTGCCTTACAGTGTTCTTATAATGTAGGTATGCGAGACACAGTCAAAAGCCTTTTCTAAGTCAATGTTGAATATAGTACAATTGGCAAAATTATCGAAAGCAGTCTGTAGGCTTGCAACAATATCTTCCATCTTCTGACCAGCTATAAATCCTCTCTGGGAATTATGTACTGAATCTTGCAGTGTCTTCCTAAGTCTTTCAACAGTTACATGTGAAAATACTTTGTACAAAGTGTTTTGAAGTGTGATTGGGCTCAAATTCTTAatgattcttatatattttccttttttgggtATTGTAATAAGTAGACCATATATAATGGACAGTAACCCATCATCAGTATCCACTGAAATGGTTCCTTTAGAATCGGCGCAAGTTCATCAGCGTtaagttgatatatttcaaaaccaaAGTCTGATAAGCCAGGAGATTTACCTTTTTTGTCGTACCTTCTTATTGCATCTACAATTTCTTCCTGTAAGAAGTGTTTCTCAGTTTCCTGAAATTACAATGGTATGCATTCTAGAGGTTCAACACGAATATAATCGGCAAGGCTGGCATTATTCTATACACACTTTTTGCACTTAATAGCTAATATACAGTCTCGGAATCTGTACAATTCTTGGTAGTACTTAGCCACTTCATCAGTGTCAAATTCACTCGTCTCATATCTTGAACTGTGTTTATGATGAGGGAACTTTATCTCCGGATTgcatccttttctaaattgcTCTATTGATCTTTTCTTAACTTCTGATTTAGTATCACGATAATTGTGATTCAAGAGACCATTAATCAATTTCCTACTCCCATTATCTTCTCCTAGCTTGATAGGATTTCTGagtttagcttttttttacttcattcctACAGCTGtattttatagcaatttttttccataccAACTTCATATTCAGAACTTCTTCCGACACTTCTTTCCCCATCTCTATACGAAATCTAGCATTGGAGATCACTGCACTTATTTCCTCATGGCATTCCTCATCGTATAGGACGGATGAATTGAATATCATTCTCCCTTTTGGCTTTACGTTATGTATTGGTTCAAACTTAGCTAGAATAGACTGATGGtcagaaatattatttggaataagggtcaattcaatttcaaattcaGGTCTAAATCCATTCCCTGTTCTACAAAAAGAAATGTCGAGACGTGAAGATACAGGCTTATTGTTCCGTTTTTTAGTGGAAAAGGGGTTTGAGTCCATTCCTAACAGTTCAACACagtctacaatttttttttctccataattcTCCTCAGACTCCTAGAGACTTTAATAATTAACCTTTCCTGCCGCAGTAGAATCTTGTTTTTTTCAGTCTTACATTTAGATCTCCGATTACTATAGTACAACAATTaccaattaatatatttagttcattAGAATAAAATTAAGGATTATTCTCATTTGGTCCATAAATCCCAAAAATGTCGACGAAAGCACCaacttgttttatttgaatgtaacaTAGATTACCGCTTGTGTGAGAATATTTCAACAGAGAACTCAAACATTTTCTTACTAATATGGCTACTCTTCgactattttcatttgaatttgattcgaatatatcataaaaacttttgataccTGTTCTAGTATCAATAAAGACAACTATATCTGGCCAATCTAGAAATAACAAGTACTTTATCAGCTCTGTTTTCCTTGGCTCTGCTATCAGAGAATTTACATTTAAAGAACAGATAACTAATGTCATAAAAACTGAAGGAATATGAGAAAACACCTATCTTGTAGATTGCTGATACTTAGTACCAACACGTGTACTTTTCTTCCccattgatgtatatatatgaaggaaTTACTTTGAAGGAGACAACAtacatattgatgaataaataaatattttttcataaaaataccaagtcattttactttttgaacccATCTCGTATGACGCGCTGAGCTATAGCTCCTAACAATCTCTCAAAAAAATGAGTCCTATTAGACAATCAAATAaatagacaaactttgtttcctaaatatacattaatatttgagaaattatgaaatacattacataaATTGTTAAATGCCTTTAATATGGtcgtatatttgaatataattaagacTTTGGGTCTCATTTTTGGGTTGGAACTTTGATGTGGAGATCTATTCGGATGGGTTTtctattaacataaatatatttagaagggcaaatttttttcattaaaaataacatatatatattttataattacttatttgcaTGACCAGGATTTTTAGATATTGAACCATTATCTTCATCTGAGTAGTAATCatactaacaaacaaaaaattactttgaattatttttcccttaCATATCATTCCAACAACTACTAGAGAGAAGGACAGAATAGATTGAGTTTTTCACTGCAGACTAAAGATGCCTTCAACTCCATTACTCAGTAATATTTAAgatcaaatatgatattaaagGTATACTAAGTAAGGTGAAGAATTGTCCTCTTTTCCCGGACGTATACTCTTTTACATCTTGTCCGGagactttttataaattcataaaatttcgGATTTTAAGAGAGGGATAAATGACACTTTTTTAAAATCGACTtaagaagaatttatttttttaatctgaaatatttaaaaataataattaaattcaaaatatatttttaaagaaatatatctaaaaatcaGGCCTTCTTTTTAGTAGTCTtcgatttattttcattaatatggaTACAATGATTAATAGGTAATCCGCCCAATCGGTCACTTTGCAAATTAATCGTTAAATgctaaaattaagatatttttgggGTTTAGATAGTACTGGTTCAGGATTTTTGCTTTCAGGATAATCTGTTTACATAAGATATTAAGATTATATGAAACattgtgaataatttaatttaattgaaatgcaTCGTTCTTTTCCGAAAGAGTGGTATTGACTAAGTGAAAGACAGTGCAAGGCTAGATACGTGCTACCAGAGAGATTTAACATTGTTAtacgtattatttatatttactggtcttgttttaattgtattttgtaagAGGATTTacttgaaatgaataaataatcggTCTATTAAGAAATGTCGATTAATAGATTATAATCAATTACTTATCGTTGCATATCTAGTAGATAGAcaatatttgattgtttaataTAACTGTATGGCCTCTTCCCTACCCTCTCCTGGCCTTTCTTTCTAATGGGTTTAACCATTAAAGGCTTTCTTTTTATAACGAAGATAGTTTTTGGATGAATTAAGAATCACAGAAATACACCCATAAAACTTTTACTCTTTACCTGGTCTACATTGTTCATACGAAGCATTCGGTATTCATTTATTCGTTGAAGGACTTCATCTGGACATTTCTCTTTGGGTTTAGCTTCTGAAATCGTACTTAATATCCATTTCCGATAGAATGATATCTTGCCAAAAATAGCTGGTCTGTTTCGAAGTCCACAACCATCAGATCTTCGAGTAATACCAACAAGATAAGGAACTACttttacttttgatttgttCTCCATGGATTTTTCAGCCATGATCATCCATACAGGTCCTCCAGAGTCTCCctatttgataacaaaataactCTATAGTTATGCATAGTAACAAAAAAGAATCATTGTTATTACGTTACAAATGATTTGCTTCCGATCCAACgctacaaaatttaaaagatatttatttatattatataccatGGTAGTaaccatatatgtataataaacatGGTTATAGGAAAAATACCCTGGAGAAAAATACCAATGGAAAATTACCATTGGGAAAATTTCCCGTAATTTACTAAGAAAAGGACAATATATCAgctaaaaacttgttttatacAATGGCAGGACCACCAAGCAGGTTAAATCAGTCCCcgccaaatatttcaaaatcaacCTCAGCCCatggtttttaacctgcttgaTATCTTTGCCGTAGCCTTAATCAACCCATTGGCTCCGAATTCATTTTGAAACAATCGGAAGAGGCCTAGATGCTTTGTGAAGTAGTGGTTGTGGTCTTTAACCTGCGTGGTGTCTTTGTTGTAGCCTTAATCTACTTATTGGTCCAGTGTTTTTAAGTATTTGGAGGAGGGGCTAAACGCTTTTTGAAGTGTCGGCGGTAGTTCTTAACCTGTAGGGTGTCCCCTGCTTTAGTCTTAAGCAAACCATGTACTTGAGGCTCATTTTAAAGTATTCAAAGGGGCCCTAAATGCATTGTGAAGGGGTTGTGATAATTTTTACCCTTCTTGGTGGCCTGCCATTGTACCAAACAAGTTTTGAGATGAGATACTTTGATTTGGTTAGAAAATGACCAGAAATTCTCGCAATGTCAACTTTCCACCCTCACAATTTTCTCCGGGGTAATTTTCCTTTCAAGAACAAACATACTTCCTAATATTGTTTCATGCTCTGTGTTTTCAATTTGAGATATTTCTTCAAACTCCTCtgtttcaaaattaactttaaaacgCCTTTGCTGATTTAAAAGAATGTCTGTGGCACAAAACTCGTGGactaaatttatttccattccAGCTTCCTAAAAGTTggaatattcattatatttaataattctttttaaaaaaatactgaataaaGATGCACGTATAATAAcagttttcaaaatttcagTTTCCAATCTGGATAACTCGCGAaacgaaaatattttatcaaaaaaagtgttatGCTGAGAGTTGAACATCACACTTTCCAGGTGATAATAAAGGAAGAAGTGAAAAAACGTCATAATGATGTTCCATAAGATTAGTATTTAAGACgttatttgcttctttttttttttttttttttttcttttgcacaAAGCTATATACCAAACGGAGAAAAGTCCCGATTAGTTTGAGCAGTATACTGGGAAAAATATTACTCATGTGATATTTGCTTCtccattatttattacat includes the following:
- the LOC139904749 gene encoding uncharacterized protein isoform X3; translated protein: MDGALPVIQKQSLEKIIIVEQGQQEAGMEINLVHEFCATDILLNQQRRFKVNFETEEFEEISQIENTEHETILGTLDRKQIICNGDSGGPVWMIMAEKSMENKSKVKVVPYLVGITRRSDGCGLRNRPAIFGKISFYRKWILSTISEAKPKEKCPDEVLQRINEYRMLRMNNVDQYDYYSDEDNGSISKNPGHANKKPIRIDLHIKVPTQK
- the LOC139904749 gene encoding uncharacterized protein isoform X2, which translates into the protein MLLDNLTRFNDAPTNYGTLNYGWCATCDPKAKPGENNYCGTGSTATSLEAGMEINLVHEFCATDILLNQQRRFKVNFETEEFEEISQIENTEHETILGTLDRKQIICNGDSGGPVWMIMAEKSMENKSKVKVVPYLVGITRRSDGCGLRNRPAIFGKISFYRKWILSTISEAKPKEKCPDEVLQRINEYRMLRMNNVDQYDYYSDEDNGSISKNPGHANKKPIRIDLHIKVPTQK
- the LOC139904749 gene encoding uncharacterized protein isoform X1; the protein is MLLDNLTRFNDAPTNYGTLNYGWCATCDPKAKPGENNYCGTGSTGNENDEIGIAWPEKNWGFCSKECSKINETLHYEPLYSGTGYMFFLNDSTCKSLIEEAGMEINLVHEFCATDILLNQQRRFKVNFETEEFEEISQIENTEHETILGTLDRKQIICNGDSGGPVWMIMAEKSMENKSKVKVVPYLVGITRRSDGCGLRNRPAIFGKISFYRKWILSTISEAKPKEKCPDEVLQRINEYRMLRMNNVDQYDYYSDEDNGSISKNPGHANKKPIRIDLHIKVPTQK